The following proteins are encoded in a genomic region of Arcobacter cloacae:
- the tkt gene encoding transketolase: MSKQLLQKQADTIRFLAADMVQQANSGHPGAPMGLADIATVLSKHLNVNPADEKWLNRDRLVFSGGHATGLVYSLLHLWGFNVSINDMKNFRQTHSKTPGHPEYGHTHGIEITTGPLGQGIANAVGFSMAAKYAQNLLGRDVINHKVYCLCGDGDLQEGISYEACATAGHLKLDNLVIIYDSNNITIEGDTSLSWSENVKKRFQAIDFEVIEIDGHNFEQIDKALITAKSSTLPVLIIAKTAIAKGAVTMEGSHHSHGAPLGEDEIAKSKEKAGFDPKEKFFVPADVKGAFDKLIVGSTAQNIWSESLSEEAKTKIAQLQNPNFDTIEYPTFEADSSVATRDSNHKILNAIAKAIPGFLGGSADLGPSNKTELKDMGDFPNGRNIHFGIKEHAMAAMCNAMNLYGLFKVYSATFFVFSDYLKPSARIAALAGIPQHFIWTHDSIGVGEDGPTHQPIEHLTQFRALPNFYTFRPADASENVESWKVALKMNAPTAFVCSRQGLRVLKDEKAFGSVANGAYLLKKRDNANITIMASGSELMLALQTACKLEEEGIFANVVSVPCYDLFVEQEQSYIDQVIDKNTKVFAVEAARGLEYYKFADFVYGMDTFGASGPANDLFEEFGFTIDKLKAKIVADFKK; encoded by the coding sequence ATGTCAAAACAATTACTTCAAAAACAAGCAGATACAATCAGATTTTTAGCAGCTGATATGGTACAACAAGCAAACTCAGGACATCCAGGTGCGCCTATGGGACTTGCAGATATTGCAACGGTATTAAGTAAACACTTAAATGTAAATCCAGCTGATGAAAAATGGCTAAACAGAGATAGATTAGTTTTTTCAGGTGGACACGCTACGGGATTAGTTTATTCACTATTACATCTTTGGGGATTTAATGTATCAATTAATGATATGAAAAACTTCAGACAAACACACTCAAAAACTCCTGGACATCCAGAATATGGTCATACACATGGTATTGAAATTACAACTGGACCATTAGGTCAAGGTATTGCAAATGCGGTTGGTTTTTCAATGGCTGCAAAATATGCTCAAAATCTTCTTGGACGTGATGTTATTAATCATAAAGTTTATTGTTTGTGTGGAGATGGAGATTTACAAGAAGGAATCTCGTATGAAGCATGCGCAACAGCAGGTCATTTAAAACTTGATAATCTTGTAATTATTTATGATTCAAATAATATTACAATCGAAGGTGATACTTCTTTATCTTGGAGTGAAAATGTTAAAAAGAGATTCCAAGCTATTGATTTTGAGGTTATTGAAATAGATGGACATAATTTTGAACAAATTGATAAGGCATTAATTACTGCTAAATCATCTACACTTCCTGTATTAATTATTGCAAAAACAGCGATTGCTAAAGGTGCTGTAACAATGGAAGGAAGTCATCATTCTCATGGAGCACCATTAGGTGAAGATGAAATTGCTAAATCAAAAGAGAAAGCTGGATTTGATCCAAAAGAGAAGTTTTTTGTACCTGCTGATGTAAAAGGTGCTTTTGATAAATTAATAGTTGGTTCTACCGCTCAAAATATTTGGAGTGAGTCATTATCAGAAGAAGCAAAAACTAAAATAGCTCAACTTCAAAACCCAAATTTTGATACTATTGAATATCCAACATTTGAAGCTGATAGTAGTGTTGCTACAAGAGATTCAAACCATAAAATTTTAAATGCTATTGCAAAAGCAATTCCAGGATTTTTAGGTGGAAGTGCTGATTTAGGACCTTCAAATAAAACAGAATTAAAAGATATGGGAGATTTCCCAAATGGAAGAAATATCCATTTTGGTATCAAAGAACACGCAATGGCTGCTATGTGTAATGCTATGAATTTATATGGATTATTCAAAGTTTATAGTGCAACATTTTTTGTTTTTTCAGATTATTTAAAACCAAGTGCAAGAATTGCAGCACTAGCAGGAATTCCTCAACACTTTATTTGGACACATGATTCTATTGGAGTTGGGGAAGATGGACCAACACATCAACCAATTGAGCATTTAACACAATTTAGAGCATTACCTAATTTTTATACATTCAGACCTGCTGATGCAAGCGAAAATGTTGAATCTTGGAAAGTGGCTTTAAAAATGAATGCTCCAACAGCGTTTGTTTGTTCACGTCAAGGTTTAAGAGTTTTAAAAGATGAAAAAGCATTTGGAAGTGTAGCAAATGGAGCATATTTACTTAAAAAAAGAGATAATGCAAATATTACTATTATGGCTTCTGGAAGTGAGTTGATGTTGGCACTTCAAACAGCTTGTAAATTAGAAGAAGAGGGAATTTTTGCAAATGTTGTTTCTGTTCCTTGTTATGATTTATTTGTTGAACAAGAGCAATCTTATATAGATCAAGTAATTGACAAAAATACAAAAGTTTTTGCTGTTGAAGCGGCTAGAGGTTTAGAGTATTATAAATTTGCTGATTTTGTATATGGAATGGATACATTTGGAGCATCTGGTCCTGCAAATGATTTATTTGAAGAGTTTGGATTTACTATAGATAAATTAAAAGCTAAAATCGTAGCAGACTTCAAAAAATAA
- a CDS encoding YnfA family protein gives MIGNLGIFFLAAFFEIFGCFAFWLYFRLERTPLWLALGVISLVLFAYVLTKIDVENAGRVYAIYGGIYIAASLLWLVFVEKENFNRWDIIGASICILGASVIFLGNQKVG, from the coding sequence ATGATAGGAAATCTTGGAATATTTTTTCTTGCAGCCTTTTTTGAAATATTTGGCTGTTTTGCTTTTTGGTTATATTTTAGACTTGAAAGAACTCCTTTATGGTTAGCTTTGGGAGTTATCTCTTTAGTTCTTTTTGCTTATGTTTTAACAAAAATTGATGTGGAAAATGCAGGAAGAGTTTATGCAATTTATGGTGGGATTTATATAGCTGCTTCTTTATTGTGGTTGGTTTTTGTTGAGAAAGAGAATTTTAATCGCTGGGATATTATAGGTGCAAGTATTTGTATATTGGGTGCTAGTGTGATATTTTTGGGGAATCAGAAAGTTGGATAA
- a CDS encoding class I SAM-dependent methyltransferase: MLICPLCKDISTPFYKDEFYECVCCGGIFRPKEKLLDNEKEKQRYESHTNNSDDLGYQNFVSPITNAVLKEYKKDNLGLDFGCGKDSPIVKILRANDYKIFEYDPYFFDDKNLIEQKYDYIACCEVIEHFYNPKKEFELLKSLLKENATLYLMTGIYKDSIDFSKWWYKNDLTHVFIYREKTFEWIKKEFGFENMSIEKNFIKFKKAED; this comes from the coding sequence ATGTTAATTTGTCCACTTTGCAAAGATATTTCAACACCATTTTATAAAGATGAGTTTTATGAATGTGTTTGTTGTGGTGGAATATTTAGACCAAAAGAGAAATTACTTGATAATGAAAAAGAGAAACAAAGATACGAAAGCCATACAAATAATAGTGATGATTTAGGGTATCAAAATTTTGTTTCACCTATTACAAATGCGGTTTTGAAAGAGTATAAAAAAGATAATTTAGGTCTTGATTTTGGATGTGGAAAAGATTCACCTATTGTTAAGATTTTAAGAGCCAACGATTATAAAATATTTGAGTATGACCCGTATTTTTTTGATGATAAAAATCTAATAGAGCAAAAGTATGATTATATTGCTTGTTGTGAAGTTATTGAGCATTTTTACAATCCAAAAAAAGAGTTTGAACTTTTAAAATCTTTGTTAAAAGAAAATGCAACTTTGTATTTGATGACGGGAATTTATAAAGATAGTATTGATTTTTCAAAGTGGTGGTACAAAAATGATTTAACTCACGTTTTTATCTATAGGGAAAAAACTTTTGAGTGGATAAAAAAAGAGTTTGGTTTTGAAAATATGAGTATAGAAAAGAATTTTATAAAGTTTAAAAAAGCAGAAGATTAA
- a CDS encoding gamma-glutamylcyclotransferase family protein, with amino-acid sequence MKETLFVYGTLMPNCPNGHILENIVGKFVPATVKGKLIDAGWSASMGYPGIKLNENGDTVHGFLFYSDNLINHWDFLDEFEGDEFERVSVRVERYDELEVDTFIYVLKASEEELKEEIL; translated from the coding sequence TTGAAAGAGACACTTTTTGTGTATGGAACTTTGATGCCAAACTGTCCAAATGGACATATTTTAGAAAATATTGTAGGGAAATTTGTTCCTGCAACTGTAAAAGGAAAACTAATAGATGCTGGATGGAGCGCTAGTATGGGTTATCCTGGAATTAAACTAAATGAAAATGGTGATACAGTTCATGGATTTTTGTTTTATTCTGATAATTTAATAAATCATTGGGATTTTTTAGATGAGTTTGAAGGAGATGAGTTTGAAAGAGTTTCTGTTAGAGTTGAAAGATATGATGAACTAGAAGTTGATACATTTATTTATGTTTTAAAAGCTAGTGAGGAAGAGTTAAAAGAAGAGATTTTATGA
- a CDS encoding tautomerase family protein — translation MPHLQFEINKKVSNDTKEEFVKEIRNAFSQIMDTGTDHIAISLREYDKYSLTIGRALPTDDICLMNLDIREGRTIEKRRELALKFMDVIKENFGINPKNQYITFTEHKGEDFHLVEKYLATWTSGEDPLA, via the coding sequence ATGCCACATTTACAATTTGAGATAAACAAAAAAGTATCAAATGATACTAAAGAAGAGTTTGTAAAAGAGATTAGAAATGCATTTAGTCAAATCATGGATACAGGAACAGACCATATTGCTATTAGTTTAAGAGAGTATGATAAATATAGTTTAACAATTGGAAGAGCTTTGCCAACTGATGATATTTGTTTAATGAATTTAGATATTAGAGAAGGGCGAACAATTGAAAAAAGAAGAGAGTTGGCTTTAAAATTTATGGATGTTATAAAAGAGAATTTTGGTATAAATCCTAAAAATCAATATATAACATTTACAGAACATAAGGGTGAAGATTTTCATTTAGTGGAGAAATATTTAGCTACTTGGACATCTGGAGAAGATCCACTTGCATAA
- a CDS encoding sensor histidine kinase — MRQTKIDEFLELEHHNKELEKRIQEEVAKNREKDKLMFQQAKLASLGEMLGNISHQWRQPLMEINSLFLPIEAKLSLTDTLDKEEVLEAIQKLNHITRYMSNTIDDFTDFFSIDKEKIKFKLLEQINSTINIISGGLKAHNIKLDIIIQKNPELIGYKNDYSQVLINIIGNAKDILVQRKIENPYIKISIFEENENIITTVEDNAGGVKVTPIEKIFEPFFTYQKTNGSGLGLFMSKLIIEKNLSGRLEVNNSLKGAFFKITIPKN, encoded by the coding sequence ATGAGACAAACAAAAATAGATGAATTTTTAGAACTTGAACATCATAATAAAGAACTTGAAAAAAGAATACAAGAAGAAGTTGCAAAAAATAGAGAAAAAGATAAGTTGATGTTTCAACAAGCAAAACTAGCATCATTAGGTGAAATGTTAGGAAATATATCTCATCAATGGAGACAACCTCTTATGGAAATAAATTCTTTATTTTTACCAATTGAAGCAAAACTCTCTCTAACAGATACTTTGGATAAAGAAGAAGTTTTAGAAGCTATACAAAAATTAAATCATATTACACGATATATGTCAAATACAATTGATGATTTTACAGATTTTTTCTCAATAGATAAAGAGAAAATAAAATTTAAACTTTTGGAGCAAATAAATTCAACAATAAATATTATAAGCGGTGGACTAAAAGCTCATAATATAAAACTTGATATTATAATCCAGAAAAATCCCGAATTAATAGGATATAAAAATGATTATTCTCAAGTTTTAATAAATATCATTGGTAATGCAAAAGATATTCTAGTTCAAAGAAAAATAGAAAACCCATATATTAAAATCTCTATATTTGAAGAGAATGAAAATATTATAACAACTGTAGAAGATAATGCAGGAGGAGTAAAAGTAACTCCTATTGAAAAAATATTTGAACCTTTTTTTACGTATCAAAAAACAAATGGTTCTGGACTTGGTTTATTTATGTCAAAGTTAATTATTGAAAAAAATTTAAGTGGAAGATTAGAAGTAAATAACTCTTTAAAAGGTGCTTTTTTTAAGATAACAATTCCAAAAAACTAA
- a CDS encoding NAD(P)-dependent oxidoreductase: MSIGFIGLGNLGQAICKRLSDIGENLVVYNRNKEKIKNLPYEKVEIPNEIFKKCDVVFICLFDSIGVDEILNKFTSDDIKGKTIIDLTTNHYEDVLKFHEDVNSKGGNYLENPVFGSVAPALKGELTVVNSGKKEVFEAVKPILEKIAKEIFHLPTPSSATKMKLINNLCLGSFMATIAECTAMAESCEIPKEKALEILGVGGGQSLVLKAKTQKLIDEDFSAHFSNNAINKDLHLLQNLAYELKKPLYSAAIPKELFSKMKSLGKGEEDFSSIYQLFKN; this comes from the coding sequence ATGTCAATAGGATTTATAGGGCTTGGAAATTTAGGACAAGCTATTTGCAAAAGATTGAGTGATATTGGTGAAAACTTAGTTGTTTACAATAGAAATAAAGAAAAAATAAAAAATCTACCTTATGAAAAAGTAGAAATTCCAAATGAAATATTTAAAAAATGTGATGTTGTATTTATTTGCTTATTTGATAGCATTGGAGTAGATGAAATATTAAACAAATTTACAAGTGATGATATTAAAGGTAAAACAATTATTGATTTAACAACAAATCATTATGAAGATGTTTTAAAATTTCATGAAGATGTGAATTCAAAGGGAGGAAATTATCTTGAGAATCCTGTTTTTGGTTCAGTTGCACCTGCATTAAAAGGTGAACTAACGGTTGTAAATTCTGGGAAAAAAGAGGTTTTTGAAGCTGTAAAACCTATTTTAGAAAAAATAGCGAAAGAGATTTTTCATCTTCCTACACCATCAAGTGCTACAAAAATGAAACTAATAAATAATTTGTGTTTAGGTTCATTTATGGCTACAATTGCTGAGTGTACAGCTATGGCTGAAAGTTGTGAAATTCCTAAAGAAAAAGCTTTAGAAATTTTAGGAGTTGGTGGTGGTCAATCACTTGTTTTAAAGGCAAAAACACAAAAATTAATAGATGAAGATTTTTCTGCACATTTTTCAAATAATGCAATAAATAAAGATTTACATTTATTACAAAATTTAGCCTATGAATTAAAAAAACCACTTTATAGTGCTGCTATTCCAAAAGAGTTATTTTCAAAAATGAAGAGTTTAGGAAAAGGGGAAGAAGATTTTTCTTCAATTTATCAATTATTTAAAAACTAA
- a CDS encoding DUF350 domain-containing protein, with the protein MEIGLFLGFISFFFTAIVLVVVFLYLYAIVTPYDDYKLIFEDNNIAAALGFGGAIIGVSIPLYSALVNSVSYVDFLIWGAIAILIQLIFAFIVTRISGKYSLEAKISQGVIPVGILMAFLSISIGLLNAGSMSY; encoded by the coding sequence ATGGAAATAGGATTATTTTTAGGATTCATCAGTTTCTTTTTCACAGCAATAGTTTTGGTTGTTGTTTTTCTTTACTTATATGCAATCGTTACACCTTATGATGACTATAAACTTATCTTTGAAGATAATAATATAGCAGCAGCTTTAGGTTTTGGAGGAGCTATTATTGGAGTTTCTATTCCTCTTTATAGTGCTTTAGTAAACTCTGTTTCTTATGTGGATTTTTTAATTTGGGGAGCAATTGCAATATTAATTCAACTAATTTTTGCATTTATTGTTACAAGAATTAGTGGAAAATATTCACTTGAAGCAAAAATATCTCAAGGTGTTATTCCAGTTGGAATTTTAATGGCATTTTTATCAATCTCAATTGGATTATTAAACGCAGGGTCAATGAGTTATTAA
- a CDS encoding LrgB family protein, with amino-acid sequence MNFEALTNYINSTPLTWLIITLAAFKLGIIIYEKFNKHTLLQPIIIAYVIILSLIVFTNTSFEKYFKSVEIIHFFLGPATVALALPLYRNLKYIKSLFLPIVLTLFIAGFFSVAIAIGFLYIFDAQLPTILSMTTKSITAPIAIITSEQIGAIPSLAVGFVLITGIIGALFGTIVFKIFKVKHDTSKGFALGLVSHGIGTARAIEISEKAAAFGALAMGLSGIFTAVFLPIIISFFK; translated from the coding sequence ATGAATTTTGAAGCATTAACAAATTATATAAATTCAACGCCACTTACTTGGCTTATTATTACTTTAGCAGCTTTTAAATTAGGAATTATTATTTATGAAAAATTTAATAAGCATACACTTTTACAACCAATAATCATAGCTTATGTGATTATTTTATCTTTGATTGTTTTTACAAATACTTCTTTTGAAAAGTATTTTAAAAGTGTTGAGATAATTCATTTCTTTTTAGGCCCTGCAACTGTTGCTTTAGCACTTCCTTTATATAGAAATTTAAAATATATAAAATCACTTTTTTTACCTATAGTTTTAACTCTATTTATAGCAGGATTTTTTTCAGTAGCAATTGCGATTGGGTTTTTATATATTTTTGATGCACAACTTCCAACTATTTTATCAATGACTACAAAATCAATCACAGCTCCAATTGCAATAATCACATCAGAACAAATAGGTGCAATTCCCTCTTTAGCTGTTGGATTTGTACTTATAACTGGAATTATTGGAGCTTTATTTGGAACAATTGTTTTTAAAATTTTTAAAGTAAAACACGATACTTCAAAGGGGTTTGCTCTTGGACTTGTATCTCATGGAATTGGAACTGCAAGAGCTATTGAGATAAGTGAAAAAGCAGCAGCTTTTGGAGCATTGGCTATGGGACTTAGTGGAATATTTACAGCAGTTTTTCTTCCAATTATAATTAGTTTTTTTAAATAA
- a CDS encoding SulP family inorganic anion transporter, producing MYQTIKKEWFSNIKADTLSGLVVALALIPEAIAFSIIAGVDPKVGLYASFCIAVVIAFVGGRSGMISAATGAMALVMVTLVKEHGLQYLLAATILTGIIQIILAYLGIAKLMSFVARAVVIGFVNALAILIFMAQLPELTNVTWHVYALTAVGLGIIYLFPYIPKIGKLLPSPLVTIVVLTIFVYFVGWDVRNVGDMGELPDTLPIFLLPQIPLNFETLSIIFPYSFALAIVGLLESFMTATIIDDLTDTKSDKKIEARGQGIANIASGCIGGMAGCAMIGQSIINIKSGGRGRLSTFIAGFLLLIMVVFLSDIISIIPMAALVAVMIMVSIGTFDWSSIKNLKALPLSTNIVMLSTVVVTVYTHNLALGVITGVLFASLFFANKISHFMYCDINYNEDKSIKTYKFVGQVFFNSADKFYETIDFKEVLEKVIIDVSRAHFWDVTAVYALDKSVIKLKKEGKIVEVIGQNEASKTIIDRFGIHDKPDEIEKVMGGH from the coding sequence ATGTATCAAACCATAAAAAAAGAGTGGTTTTCAAATATAAAAGCAGATACCCTTTCAGGTCTTGTGGTAGCCCTTGCACTTATTCCTGAAGCAATAGCTTTTTCAATTATCGCAGGAGTTGACCCAAAGGTTGGACTTTATGCTTCTTTTTGTATAGCAGTTGTTATTGCTTTTGTTGGTGGAAGAAGTGGAATGATAAGTGCTGCAACTGGAGCTATGGCTTTGGTTATGGTTACACTTGTAAAAGAACATGGACTTCAATATTTATTAGCTGCTACTATTTTAACAGGAATTATTCAAATAATTTTAGCTTATTTGGGTATTGCAAAACTTATGAGTTTTGTGGCACGAGCTGTTGTAATTGGATTTGTAAATGCTTTGGCAATTTTGATTTTTATGGCTCAACTTCCAGAACTTACAAATGTAACTTGGCATGTTTATGCACTAACAGCCGTTGGACTTGGAATCATTTATCTTTTCCCTTATATTCCTAAAATTGGAAAACTACTTCCTTCACCACTTGTTACAATTGTTGTTTTAACTATTTTTGTATATTTTGTAGGTTGGGATGTAAGAAATGTTGGGGATATGGGAGAACTTCCTGATACTTTACCTATATTTTTATTGCCCCAAATTCCTCTAAATTTTGAGACATTAAGCATAATTTTTCCTTACTCTTTTGCACTAGCAATTGTTGGACTTTTAGAATCGTTTATGACAGCCACGATAATTGATGATTTAACAGATACAAAAAGTGATAAAAAAATTGAAGCAAGAGGTCAAGGAATTGCAAATATAGCTTCAGGATGTATTGGGGGAATGGCTGGATGTGCTATGATTGGACAATCAATTATAAATATAAAATCAGGAGGAAGGGGAAGATTATCTACTTTTATAGCTGGATTTTTACTTTTAATTATGGTGGTATTTTTATCTGATATTATCTCTATTATTCCAATGGCTGCATTAGTTGCTGTTATGATTATGGTTTCTATTGGAACATTTGACTGGAGTTCTATTAAAAATCTAAAAGCCCTACCTCTTTCTACAAATATCGTGATGCTTTCAACTGTTGTAGTTACTGTTTATACCCACAATTTAGCCCTTGGAGTAATAACAGGAGTTTTATTTGCATCACTATTTTTTGCAAATAAAATTTCACATTTTATGTATTGTGATATAAATTACAATGAAGATAAAAGTATTAAAACATATAAATTTGTAGGGCAAGTTTTTTTTAATAGTGCCGATAAATTTTATGAAACTATTGATTTTAAAGAGGTTTTAGAAAAAGTAATAATAGATGTTTCTAGAGCTCATTTTTGGGATGTTACAGCGGTTTATGCCTTGGATAAATCTGTTATAAAACTAAAAAAAGAGGGAAAAATTGTAGAAGTTATTGGACAAAATGAAGCTAGTAAAACAATAATTGATAGATTTGGAATACATGATAAACCAGATGAAATAGAAAAAGTTATGGGTGGACATTAA
- a CDS encoding CidA/LrgA family protein yields the protein MLKGIIVLLVFQFIGECIAKLFELLVPGPVIGMVLLLIYLLIKKGSFPSLDNAVALHLRYLPLLFIPAAMGIITQIDIISKEFWAISIALFFGTLIALVFAAKFMDFLTSKADEK from the coding sequence TTGTTAAAAGGTATTATAGTTTTATTAGTTTTTCAATTTATAGGTGAATGTATAGCTAAATTATTTGAGTTATTAGTTCCAGGTCCTGTTATTGGGATGGTTTTGCTTTTGATTTATCTACTTATAAAAAAAGGAAGTTTTCCTAGTTTAGATAATGCAGTAGCACTTCATCTAAGATATCTTCCTTTACTTTTTATTCCAGCAGCAATGGGAATAATCACACAAATTGATATTATAAGTAAAGAGTTTTGGGCGATAAGTATAGCTTTGTTTTTTGGTACATTAATTGCACTTGTTTTTGCAGCAAAATTTATGGATTTTTTAACTTCGAAGGCAGATGAAAAATGA